TATAAGCCATCGCACCCAAGGGATATGTAGTCGAATGCTTTACCCCTGCAATTTTCCTTTGGAAATCGGATTAATCCCAATGAAAATTCAATAAAAACCATTATTAATACAAGGCTTTGGGGTTGTCGGCCTTTGTCGCTTATGAAATATATTTTAGACAGAGAGAGATTTAGTTTTGGAACATATAGCCATGGGCAAAAGATATGAAAGCAATTGGATATACTAAGAATGGCTCGATCACTGAGCCAGACGCATTAATCGAATTTGAAGCTGCCAAACCCGAACTTGGACCGCGTGACTTACTGGTGGAAGTTCAGGGGATATCTGTTAATCCCGTGGATGTGAAAGTCCGCGCTCTTATGGCACCTGAGAATGGCACTAAGATCATTGGCTATGATGCTGCAGGCATCGTCCGTGAAATCGGCAGTGATGTCATGAATTTCAAAGTAAATGATGAGGTCTTTTACGCCGGTGATCTTACCCGCCCAGGTACCAATTCCGAATTGCATGCCGTTGACGAACGTATCGTCGGAAAAAAGCCTGCATCGCTTGATTTTGCCGAGGCAGCTGGGTTTCCACTGACATCCATTACTGCTTGGGAAATCCTTTTTGATTCCTTTGGTCTGAAAGAAGGTGAGGGGAAGAACGAGAGTCTGTTGATCATTGGTGGTGCGGGAGGCGTTGGCTCAATCCTCGTCCAGTTGGCAAAAAAGCTCACTGGATTGACCGTGGTCGCCACTGCATCTCGCGCGGATACGATTGAGTGGGTCAGAAAAATGGGTGCTGATCATGTGATTAATCATCGCGAGTCGTTGGTTGATCAAATGAAAGCCCTTGGCTTTGAGCCTCGCTATGTTGCTTCTCTGAACGGGACAGAAGGCCATTTTTCCGCTATCGTCGAATTGATCAAACCACGTGGTCACATCGCTTTGATTGATGATCCGCAAACCCTTGATATTGCTTCGATCAAACCTAAAGCATTGAGCTTCAGTTGGGAGTTTATGTTTGCGCGTTCAATGTTCCAATCGGACGACATTGAAAAGCAGCATGAGCTGTTAAACCGAGTTTCAGAACTCATTGACGATGGAACCTTGATTTCAACTGTGACCAACAACCTTGGGGTGCTCAGTGTTGAAACACTGAAAGAAGCTCATGTGCAGCAGGAAAGTGGCCGTGTGATCGGCAAGAATGTGCTTAGCGGGTTTGCTTCTTGAGGCATTAAGTTAAATCCTCAAAACACACGACATGCTTCGATTCCTTTACTTATTTCTTAAAGCCCTCATAATGGATTACCAAATTGGAATCCCATGGCGAAGAAAAGGACAAAGCGAGTTGCACAGATTAAAGAGACACTGATTCATAAAATTAAAAATGAACGTGGCCGGGCTGGAAATTTCTTTTTGTCGAATCGTGAGTTATCGACTCGCTATGGAGTCAGTTATTTAACTGCCCATCGATTAATTTCTGAACTCTGCGATGAGAACTATCTTCATCGTGCTCCTCGTTCAGGCACTTACATTGCAGCCGAATCCGTTTGGCCCAATCGTATTGTTCTCATTTTCAATTTCAGGGGAAACACTCCGAACAGTTTTGCTGACCAGCTGCTAAGAAAATTCCAGAAACGCTGCAAGGAAGAAGCAATTCAGTGTGACATCCAATGGGCTGATGATTTTGATGAATATCCCGAAGGCGGATTTCCGATTGTTTGGGGAATTGATTACAATCTTAGAGAATTTCTTTCTTCTATACACTATGGGATATTGCTGAATGAACGTGCGAATGCTGGAATCAGTTCCACCTTCACAGACAGCATTCTAATTGATAACTATTCTGGAGGAATGATTGCTGCTCAGATTGCTAATTCATTGCCACGGAAATCGGGTGTTCTCGTTCTTGCAGGGCCGCAAAATGGAATCACGGTTCAAGAGCGTTTAAATGGTGTCAAGAAGCTGATTCAAGAACCACGCGTTATACACCTTGACGGATGGCAGCTGGAACACGCACGCCGAGGGATATCAGAGATCGATTTGGAGGGAGTGGGGGCTGTTGTCTGTTTGCACGACTCTGCCGCTGATGCCTTTCATGAGCGTTTCGGTAATACTTTGCCAGTTATTCGTTTTGGCGATAAGACCTTGGCCAAAGCTCAAGGAGATGCATGTGTTGTCATCCCATGGGATAAGATTGTTGAGCAGTGCATCGGTATTTTTAAAACAAGAGCACAGGGAGAGTCCAAGGCTGGGCAACGGTATGTTTTTCCAACCAAAATAGCTGGGTATCAAACGTGGCAAAAACATTGGGAGGCGGGCGACTTGCAGGAGGTGGAGTGCGATGCCACTATGACATAAGCTTTTTCTAAGTAGCTCCATTAAATGACTCCACTATGGGATTGTACCCCAATTGACTGAGTCGCCTTCGGAATGCTTTTATCGCTTCTTGATACTCAGGCTCTTTGGCAAAGTCCCGATTTTCGGAAGGATCACGACTTAGATCAAAAAGTACCTCATCACTGCCGTCTCCAAAAAAGATATATTTCAAGCTGTCTTGCTTGATCATGACAGCATCATCAAGCTGTGAAATGGTCTCGTTAATCCAGTTTTCGTATTTACCTTCAAGTAATGGTTCCAAGCTTCGACTATCAAGATCCTGAGGGCAATCGAATCCAGCTAAATCGCATAGTGTCGAAAACAGGTCGCATAGATTTACATTTTGACTGACGTGTGATGGATGAAAGTGTTTCGGCCATCGAATAAAGAACGGGACGCGTACGCTGGACTCATAAAATTTGTATTTCATCCAAACAGCATGCTCGCCAAGCATTTCGCCATGGTCACTCATGAAGACGACAATCCAGTCATCAATGTCCTGGCCGACTTGTTTCAATTGATTAACCACTCTTGCGAATAGCTGATCCGCTTTCTCCGTCATTCCATAGTAAGCTGCAGTGGCTCTACGGACTTCCTCAATCGATAGTTCTGTTCCTGTTGGCAAGGCATCAACAGAAAGCCGCGGGTGAGGCGATGGTTGCTCATCTACGAACAGACTTACACGATCATAATAATACTGGAACAGTTTTTCGTCGGTGAGATAAGGATAATGCGGCAGCGTAAGGCTGACTTTTAACATAAGAGGCTTATTGGCATGAGGGCTGGAGTAGGTTGGAGTAAAATGCTGTTCGAGAATGTGGCATGCGCCATCGACCGCCATTTCATCGCGAAATAAATAGAGGCTTCTTCCCGGCCCAGCCATCTGAACTTCTTTCTTCCAGGGCCACCAATCATCTCTGGGAGGATATTTTTTTTGTTCCTCATTAATCAGTCCACTGACATAGGGGGCGCCAATTGCATTATCCAAGCCCACTCGAAGGTTCCAGCCTTGATACTGATCCGGCCCCTCGTGGTGTAGTTTTCCACAAACTACTGTGTGATATGCGTGCTGAGAGAAAACGCGCGGAAAGGTCATGGAACCCGCAGGTATATCATCACCATAACTCAAGCATCCTGCCGTTTGGGGTAGTTTGCCGGCTGCAATGCACGGGCGTGCCGGCACGCAGACGGGTGAGGGCGTATATGCATTGTCAAAAACAACAGCATCTCTGGCCAAGGCATCGAGCGTTGGCGTTCTGACAACAGAATTGCCTAGAAAACCCGCAGCGTCAGGGCGCTGTTGATCCGTCATGAGAATCAGGATATTTGGCGGCATACTAATTGGATTTAAATTAACTGTTTCAATCTTTTCGGAGTTGAGCAGATTGCAGGAAACAAACTCTCGGTTGTAACCAATAGAAACTGCATCCAAATATGAAAATCGATTATGTGGAATGCAGTGTCAACGAGGTCACCAACCATCTGGTATACTTTAGTCATTCATCCATTTTGTTCGCCTCGTCAGGATTTGATGCAATAGCTCGATGCCGCTTATCCGAATCACTTAAAACCAAAGGGGAACTTTCGCGTCAAATAGACGGACTTATTGGAGAAGCATAATAAGAGATTCTGTCCAAAGTTTTGAAGACATTCGCAAATAGCATTATTCGTTCAGCGACAGGCGTTATCCTAGCACTGGCCCTTTTCTTAATTCCAGGAAAGGAAATACCTGGAATTGATCGACAAGCTGATCATTATTTTGAAAGCGCCATTTCCCAGGCAGGGCTCGCCTATGCAACTTGTCGTGTTGTCAATGCCAGTGTCTCTGTGGTTGGCGATTCTCAAGTTCAATTGGAACCAGCCGGGATCGGGATCTCTCTTGCTGCGGGCAAGGTTTTGGACCCAATAGACGACATGACAGAGCGCTTATCAAATGTTCTTGTCACAGCAATCGTTTCATTGGGCATCCAAAAGCTGGCCTATGAAATCGGGGCATCGCTCGCACCAGATATACTCGGTGTCATTTTACTCTTGTACGCCATTTTAGTTTTTATCCCGAACCGTCATGGGAGGCGTTTTCAATTTTTACTACTGCGGATCGGAGCCATTGTACTCGTTGCCAGGTTTCTTTTGCCGATCACCTCAATCGCGAATGACTTTCTACTCCAGGAATACTTCTCAGACGAAATTGAGACCACTACGGAAAACCTAGCCGTTTATTCCAGCACTTTTGAAACGCTGCAGGACTTCGAATTTCCTGCTTACGACGGTTTCTTTGGAACCATTGAGAACAGTGCGTCATTTGTTCAGGAAAGAGCGATTGTATTGAAAGAAGCTCTTGACCTCATGATGGAGAACCTTGGAGCAATCATTGATAATTTACTGACTCTGACTTGGCTGTTCGCAGCGATATTCGTGATCCAAGTCATTTTGATGCCGTTAGGAGTGCTTTGGTTACTGGTAAAGTTGGTGAATGTCCTCTTTGCAATCAGCCTGCCCGTATTCGAGAACCATAAAAGCTCCGATACTGGCAAAAACGAGAGTATTGAGGACAAATTAGTCCAGCCGAATTGAAGGATGGCTTGCAAATTGAGTATATTTTGTCTGTCTGCGGCCATTGTATTTCAATTCAGACGATAAATGACGAAGGCTAATTCTCAAACAAAGTCCAAGGGGAGGGTGCTGGTTGCGCTCTCTGGAGGTGTTGACAGCGCAGTAGCTGCACTTCTCCTGAAGGAGCAGGGCTATGATGTTTCGGCAGCTTACATGCGGACTTGGATGAATGAGGAAGGTGGGGCGGTTCTTGAAGATTGTCCATGGGAAGAAGATATTCGAAACGCCAAAGCCGTATGCCTGAAGCTTGGAATCCCGTTTGAAGTCGTAAATTTGATCGATGATTATCGGGAAAAGGTGGTCCATTACCTGGTGGAAGGCTATCGACGCGGTATCACTCCCAATCCTGATATTATGTGCAATCGGGAGATGAAGTTTGGAGTTTTTCGAGATTTTGCCAAATCCAATGGCTTCGATTTTATTGCAACTGGGCATTATGTCCGCAAAGGCGAGAGAAACGGAAGAGCCTGCATCAGAGAAGGATTAGATGGAAATAAGGATCAGTCCTATTTTTTGGCCATGGTTCGGCAGGAGCAAATCGCAGATGCGCTATTTCCCATTGGAGAAATGGAAAAACCAAAAGTTCGTGAACTAGCTCATAAATTTGAACTCCCGAATGCGTCTCGTAAAGATAGCCAGGGAATCTGTTTTCTCGGGAAAGTGAAAATTGGCGAGTTTCTTGAGAACTACATTGAAGACTCGCCAGGCCCTATTATGCGTTCTGATGGAAAGGTATTGGGCGAACATAGAGGCTTACATCGTTACACTATCGGGCAGCGCAAGGGACTTGGTGTGCCCAGTAATACCGACTTCAAAAACTATGTTGTAGTGGCAAAGAACTACGAGAATCAGTCACTAATCGTTGCTTTTGATGAGCCAAATGCCCCAGGACTCTATGAATGTAATTTTGAAGTACACAGCCTAAGCTGGATAAGTGATGCTCCCATTGATGGAGAGCGAATACTAGCAAGGCCCAGATATCGTGATCCATCTCTAGATGTTATATTTGAGCTAAATGAGAATGAAACTGCCAGAATTCGCTTCTCAGAACCTCAGCGTGCTCTGACATCAGGTCAAGTCGTCGCATTTTATCTAGGGGATGTACTTCTTGGGGGAGGATATTATCTGTAGTCAGGAGATTACTTTCCTCTAGTGATTTTTTTAACTTGCTAAAATTCAACAAATATCTGCATTTAAGTATAAGCTTATATAGACGATACTTCCCCATATCTTCTATTTCAAATTCTTTAACCCCTCTAATTTTCTTCAGTTTCTATGACTTTGAATGAGTTGCAAAAGTGGATGCTCGGAAACGACGTTAACGATTCGTGGTGGGTTGCCATAGATGGAGAAGTGCTCGACAATCTTCTTTCCCTGCCCGACGTTGGCAAAATCAAGGATCAGCATCCTGCGGCACAGGTATCAGTTTTACACGAAGGCAAAGCAGATCAGGAAGACGCTGAGTGGATACCTTTCGAAAAAAATGAGCCTGCGCGTTTCAAAGTCGTTTCAAGCCGCGGCTATGATGGAATGCAGGTAACCGTTCCGCAGTCAAAGGAAGCAGAGGAAGAAAAACCAGGAGGTCCTGAAGAAGAGGCAGCTGCAGAAGATAAGGCAGAAGCTTCCACAGAAAAAGAAGAAGTCGAAGCAAAGGAACCAGAAGAAAAAGCTCCTAAGACCAAAGCCAAGAAGGACCGCAAAAAGAAGGAAACGGCTGAACCAAAAGCTGATGCCTCTCAGAAAACTGAAATTTTACCTGAAGCCGTTCAAAAAGAGCTGGAATCCTTAAAATCTGAGGTTAAGAGCCTTAGAGATGAGGTTTCGGCCTTGCGTGATCTAGCAGACACTCTCAAGCAACCCATTATGGAGGCGCATCGTGTGCTCGCTGAACGTGAGCAATTCCTTGAGGCAAGTGAGGCAAATCTCTTTGACAAGGCCCAAAAGCAAGAAGTCCTTCAAACCGAGCTTGAGCAGATGCGTGAAGAGCTGGACGAGCAAAAAGCAGCTCTCAAGGCGCGCGAAGCAAGGCTTTCAGCTGGTTGAATTAGAACCGGCTCTTTTCAAAACAAAGATTTTAAAGCTGTGCGTAAGTGCAGCTTTTTTGTTGGATATTACCCAAGGAAGCTTGGACTAACCACACGCTTTTGCCCGGGTTCAATCACGATTGGTTCACCTTCGGCTTCAGTTTCATCGTTTTTGAAGATGCGGCAAACAACTGGTTCCGTTGATTCCGGCGCAATCCACTGCCATTTACCAATTTCCAAAAAGTCCATTGGCACACCAACATCGTTGGAGAGACCTGGGCCTTCGCCTCTGACGTATGGTTTGTTTCCTATCCCTATCAAAACTTGGGCGACTAAGGCTGTTTCTTTGCGACCAGACTTCTTAGCTTTGGCCGATCCCTCAGGAATATCATCCATCAAATCGGGCTGATCATGAGCCTCAAAGGATTCTTCTGGAGTGGTTTCAACGTCTAGCTCAAGTTCGTCTACGGAATCAGTGCTAGCTTCTACAGCTGCAGCATTGATTTTGTCAGTGCTCTCCGCTTTGACTTCGGACTGCATGGTTTCAATCTCATCTTCCTCAGGCAAGAATGAGACCGGATCATTGTCTTCTTCAGGAGCATCTTCAGAAGGCAGGTCAAAATCAGTATTATCCAGTAGTTCTGAGTTGCTCTCTTCTTCTACTGAATCTTCAAGTGGCGCTTCGTCAGTGTCAGAACCCAGAGAAGCGCTGGCAGGTGTAGCATCATTGTCTTCATCAATGATCAAATCTGCCTCAATACTCATGCTGATATCCTCATCGAAAGCGTCAAAATCGTCATCAATGGCGACAGGTTCAGTGGTCGCAGGTTGATTCTGTTCATTGGAATCAATCTCAGTGTTCTCTTGCTGATCGGAACTGGAATTCTCATCCGAGACTGAAACGTCCTCATCCAAATCCTCGAAATCTTCAAGAATGTCAGATGTGCTTGAGACCTCAAAATCTTCGCTCTTATTGTCTTTAGTCGCCTCATCGTCAAGATTCTCGATCAATACCTCGGTATCTTGCTCTGATTCCAGTTCATCATCGACTGTAGAAATGTCATTCGCTTCAATTGCGTCGCTTTCCTCGTCAGAATCAGACTCTTCGAGAGAGAGCACTTCACTGACAGGTTCCTCACTTCCTTCCGAAACGGGTGTTTCGTCTTCTTCAACGACTACTGAGTCTTCAACAGAATCCTCAAGTTCATCCAGAGCTTCTGATTCACTAACAAATTCAACAATTTCTCCCTCATCAGCTTCATCGGATTGTTGATCAAGCGCTTCATTCAGAATCTCTTCTTGTTCGGGCAAGGAATCCTCTTCGTCCGCATCGCCTTCATCAACAATTGAAAAATCTTCAACCGGATCAT
The Rubellicoccus peritrichatus DNA segment above includes these coding regions:
- a CDS encoding zinc-binding alcohol dehydrogenase family protein, with product MKAIGYTKNGSITEPDALIEFEAAKPELGPRDLLVEVQGISVNPVDVKVRALMAPENGTKIIGYDAAGIVREIGSDVMNFKVNDEVFYAGDLTRPGTNSELHAVDERIVGKKPASLDFAEAAGFPLTSITAWEILFDSFGLKEGEGKNESLLIIGGAGGVGSILVQLAKKLTGLTVVATASRADTIEWVRKMGADHVINHRESLVDQMKALGFEPRYVASLNGTEGHFSAIVELIKPRGHIALIDDPQTLDIASIKPKALSFSWEFMFARSMFQSDDIEKQHELLNRVSELIDDGTLISTVTNNLGVLSVETLKEAHVQQESGRVIGKNVLSGFAS
- a CDS encoding sulfatase-like hydrolase/transferase, which encodes MPPNILILMTDQQRPDAAGFLGNSVVRTPTLDALARDAVVFDNAYTPSPVCVPARPCIAAGKLPQTAGCLSYGDDIPAGSMTFPRVFSQHAYHTVVCGKLHHEGPDQYQGWNLRVGLDNAIGAPYVSGLINEEQKKYPPRDDWWPWKKEVQMAGPGRSLYLFRDEMAVDGACHILEQHFTPTYSSPHANKPLMLKVSLTLPHYPYLTDEKLFQYYYDRVSLFVDEQPSPHPRLSVDALPTGTELSIEEVRRATAAYYGMTEKADQLFARVVNQLKQVGQDIDDWIVVFMSDHGEMLGEHAVWMKYKFYESSVRVPFFIRWPKHFHPSHVSQNVNLCDLFSTLCDLAGFDCPQDLDSRSLEPLLEGKYENWINETISQLDDAVMIKQDSLKYIFFGDGSDEVLFDLSRDPSENRDFAKEPEYQEAIKAFRRRLSQLGYNPIVESFNGAT
- the mnmA gene encoding tRNA 2-thiouridine(34) synthase MnmA; the encoded protein is MTKANSQTKSKGRVLVALSGGVDSAVAALLLKEQGYDVSAAYMRTWMNEEGGAVLEDCPWEEDIRNAKAVCLKLGIPFEVVNLIDDYREKVVHYLVEGYRRGITPNPDIMCNREMKFGVFRDFAKSNGFDFIATGHYVRKGERNGRACIREGLDGNKDQSYFLAMVRQEQIADALFPIGEMEKPKVRELAHKFELPNASRKDSQGICFLGKVKIGEFLENYIEDSPGPIMRSDGKVLGEHRGLHRYTIGQRKGLGVPSNTDFKNYVVVAKNYENQSLIVAFDEPNAPGLYECNFEVHSLSWISDAPIDGERILARPRYRDPSLDVIFELNENETARIRFSEPQRALTSGQVVAFYLGDVLLGGGYYL